One window of Nicotiana tomentosiformis chromosome 11, ASM39032v3, whole genome shotgun sequence genomic DNA carries:
- the LOC104091814 gene encoding uncharacterized protein — MANQGAKKRKEENARHMKKLFQIILACNVIYLLVRAGIFHSSFTWKHIVGLLLTSLAYALPYKQLDSMSKPSYGDDGELFDGGYDMSTGGICGYLHDVIYITCFVQLASIISDKFWYTYLVIPAFAAYKLSGFIKGFLPQGSEDAEEDEKTRKKREKLEKKASRTKFVKTRAR; from the exons ATGGCGAATCAAGGAGCAAAGAAGCGAAAGGAAGAAAACGCTCGTCATATGAAGAAACTCTTTCAAATCATCCTTGCTTGCAAC GTAATTTATTTATTGGTGAGAGCTGGAATTTTCCATTCAAGTTTCACATGGAAGCATATAGTAggattattgttgacttctttggcttaTGCTTTACCATACAAACAATTAGATTCAATGTCAAAACCAAGTTATGGTGATGATGGAGAGCTCTTTGATGGTGGATATGATATGAGTACTGGTGGTATTTGTGG ATATTTACATGATGTAATCTACATTACATGTTTCGTGCAGTTGGCTTCTATCATCTCTGACAAGTTCTGGTACACATATCTGGTG ATACCTGCATTCGCAGCGTACAAGCTCTCTGGATTTATCAAAGGATTTTTACCTCAAGGTTCAGAG GATGCTGAAGAGGACGAAAAGACcagaaaaaagagagagaaactGGAGAAGAAAGCTTCAAGAACCAAATTTGTTAAAACAAGAGCTCGATAA